One genomic window of Bartonella sp. HY038 includes the following:
- a CDS encoding GNAT family N-acetyltransferase — MTFAELTYAQENAAHQDIIEQLNAEAFGPSRFTRAAHLIRESGGHDYSLSFVALKDNEVVGTIRQTPIYIGQNLSLLLGPIVISPSLKSAGIGKYLMNLAIDAARHADFPSILLVGDEPYYGRFGFKKIPHGRVIMPAPVNPDRLLGLELASSSLVDIAGIVRHKNCLKLI; from the coding sequence ATGACATTTGCAGAGCTTACCTATGCGCAGGAAAATGCCGCGCATCAAGATATAATCGAACAATTGAATGCAGAAGCTTTTGGTCCTTCGCGTTTTACGCGTGCAGCCCATCTCATTCGCGAATCTGGTGGGCATGATTATTCTCTTTCCTTCGTGGCATTAAAAGATAATGAAGTTGTCGGTACAATACGGCAAACACCTATTTATATTGGCCAAAATTTAAGCCTTTTATTAGGGCCGATTGTTATTTCTCCAAGTCTTAAAAGTGCAGGCATTGGCAAGTATTTGATGAATTTGGCAATTGATGCTGCGCGCCACGCTGACTTTCCATCAATTCTATTGGTGGGTGATGAACCTTACTATGGTCGCTTTGGCTTTAAAAAAATACCTCATGGGCGCGTTATTATGCCAGCCCCAGTTAATCCTGATCGTTTATTGGGATTAGAGCTTGCCTCCAGCAGCCTTGTAGATATTGCCGGTATTGTTCGCCACAAAAATTGCTTGAAACTCATTTAG
- a CDS encoding OmpW family protein gives MKKWIGASVLAIAATAAFSTSASAADVVSQQPTQYDAAPVVQEALSPWQIRVRALGVVPQNKGHVSQIDNSGLGFSNTVIPELDITYYFTDNFAAELILGTTFSKVDSRRSLKEAGAGRLGKTWILPPTLTLQYHFTNFGNFKPYVGAGVNYTFFYKEKGYANDAGIGLSDFNVKNTWGAALQVGFDYMIDKHWGFNMDVKKLYLRPDWNGRLNAATAGALGLDPHISGKAKLDPWLIGAGVTYRF, from the coding sequence ATGAAAAAGTGGATTGGTGCTAGTGTTCTGGCCATAGCAGCTACAGCGGCTTTTTCTACCTCGGCATCTGCTGCCGATGTTGTAAGTCAACAACCAACACAATATGATGCAGCTCCGGTTGTGCAAGAGGCTTTAAGCCCATGGCAGATCCGCGTTCGCGCTTTGGGTGTTGTTCCACAAAACAAGGGTCACGTTAGCCAGATTGACAATTCAGGCCTTGGTTTTTCTAATACAGTAATTCCTGAACTTGATATCACTTATTACTTTACAGATAATTTTGCTGCCGAGCTTATTCTTGGTACAACATTTTCTAAAGTAGATAGCCGTCGTTCATTAAAAGAAGCTGGTGCGGGTCGTCTTGGTAAGACATGGATTTTGCCTCCAACACTTACATTGCAATATCACTTCACCAATTTTGGCAACTTTAAGCCTTATGTTGGTGCTGGTGTAAATTACACCTTCTTCTATAAAGAAAAAGGCTATGCAAATGATGCTGGTATTGGTCTTTCTGACTTCAATGTTAAAAATACTTGGGGCGCAGCCTTGCAAGTTGGTTTCGACTATATGATCGACAAACATTGGGGCTTCAACATGGATGTCAAAAAACTTTATTTGCGTCCTGATTGGAACGGCCGCTTAAATGCAGCAACAGCTGGCGCACTTGGTCTTGATCCACATATTAGTGGTAAAGCCAAGCTTGACCCATGGTTGATTGGCGCTGGTGTCACCTATCGCTTCTAA
- a CDS encoding tetratricopeptide repeat protein, whose translation MMTVIQELPVKIEQQVTDFLSKAGELARSGNIALSIEYGLKAWDLIPEPKETWMMYPQIMSINMANKYANIGNSEEFAKWIDIAFKMYHSPEKTELYVLSTAGEGYLKLEDYEQAYQAFHRTYEIYGKGAFRGADLNHYKFMLYYEGEKQKATLDKNAIKAYLIENGLTSSAKTPEVVDELDEDELPDDIYEEVENLSGQGQELFDNKQIDAAIEKWQQALSLLPEPRQKWEASLWLYAALGDAYQSKGDHQEALSYFERGYQSAEGYLNPYILYSIGTNLYDLNRKDEATDYLLRAYMLEGDDIFDEDGEIYLNHLKEKKLIK comes from the coding sequence ATGATGACTGTGATACAAGAACTCCCTGTCAAAATTGAACAGCAAGTTACCGACTTTTTAAGTAAAGCTGGGGAATTGGCGCGTAGTGGAAATATCGCTTTAAGCATAGAATATGGCCTTAAGGCTTGGGATCTTATTCCTGAGCCCAAAGAGACGTGGATGATGTATCCGCAAATAATGTCAATCAATATGGCTAATAAATATGCCAATATCGGTAACTCTGAAGAATTTGCCAAGTGGATTGATATTGCTTTTAAAATGTATCACTCCCCAGAAAAAACAGAACTCTATGTTTTAAGTACTGCAGGTGAAGGCTATCTCAAGCTTGAAGATTATGAACAAGCCTACCAAGCATTTCATCGCACATATGAAATATACGGCAAAGGTGCTTTTAGAGGTGCAGATTTAAATCACTATAAATTTATGCTTTATTATGAAGGTGAAAAGCAAAAAGCGACTTTGGATAAAAATGCGATAAAAGCCTATCTTATTGAAAACGGCTTAACATCAAGCGCAAAAACTCCAGAAGTGGTTGATGAATTGGACGAGGACGAGTTGCCTGATGATATTTATGAAGAAGTAGAAAATCTATCAGGTCAAGGGCAAGAGTTATTTGATAACAAGCAAATAGATGCAGCTATTGAAAAGTGGCAGCAGGCATTGAGTTTATTACCAGAGCCGCGCCAAAAATGGGAAGCAAGCCTATGGCTTTACGCAGCATTGGGTGACGCTTATCAAAGTAAAGGCGATCATCAGGAGGCACTATCATATTTTGAACGCGGCTATCAGTCAGCGGAGGGCTATTTAAATCCCTATATTCTTTATTCAATAGGTACGAACCTATATGATTTAAACCGCAAGGATGAAGCAACCGATTATTTGCTGCGCGCTTATATGTTAGAAGGCGATGATATTTTTGACGAAGACGGCGAAATATATTTAAACCATCTTAAGGAAAAAAAGCTTATAAAATAG
- a CDS encoding aromatic acid exporter family protein — protein sequence MIGLEHLNRRLKLAWSQARANWVDAALAGIAAGISWYISQHWLGHSHPIFASMSALICIAPGLTNHGKQAIYVLIGVLTGVFVGEMTLLLPPMAIELRITIVAFLGLLIGSAYAVVPAIIIQAGVSSVMVLAMGAEVAGFTRVIDVMVGTGIGLLFSQVLFTPDPIKALRASVERFFRELANNYTLAANALDEGNVAAAVSALKSCSRTHIALVALTGAIDVARDSARWTLRGRIASKQVTALSVRYDQAAIRLYAVTLLFSEALVNALRKQAEPPPEWLSDAIRAVADNCRVFSGEGGHYTDFSKPDRSIRSEVPISWRNCVNDIEMTENTIARFYKSRTRKARLQAHKRKQILDAVRAEVEQSKKEKLLALQGKAEK from the coding sequence ATGATTGGACTTGAACATTTAAATCGCCGTTTAAAGCTGGCTTGGTCGCAGGCACGCGCCAATTGGGTAGACGCTGCGCTTGCTGGTATTGCTGCGGGTATATCTTGGTATATTTCACAGCATTGGCTTGGGCACTCTCATCCTATTTTTGCGTCAATGTCGGCACTTATTTGTATTGCTCCAGGGCTTACCAACCATGGCAAACAAGCCATTTACGTATTGATTGGTGTTCTAACTGGCGTTTTTGTTGGTGAAATGACGCTTTTATTACCGCCAATGGCAATTGAATTGCGCATCACTATTGTAGCCTTTTTGGGATTGCTTATTGGTTCTGCCTATGCAGTTGTTCCAGCAATTATTATCCAAGCGGGCGTTTCTTCGGTTATGGTGCTCGCAATGGGTGCGGAAGTCGCAGGTTTTACGCGTGTCATTGATGTGATGGTTGGAACTGGGATTGGTCTATTATTTAGCCAAGTGCTTTTTACGCCCGACCCCATTAAAGCCCTTCGCGCCTCGGTTGAACGCTTTTTTCGAGAGCTTGCCAATAATTATACTTTAGCCGCCAATGCCCTAGATGAAGGCAATGTTGCGGCAGCCGTAAGCGCTTTAAAAAGCTGTTCACGCACCCATATTGCTTTGGTTGCCTTAACTGGCGCTATTGATGTAGCGCGCGATAGTGCACGCTGGACATTGCGTGGTCGTATTGCATCGAAACAAGTTACCGCTTTATCGGTGCGTTATGACCAAGCGGCCATTCGTCTTTATGCGGTGACGCTTTTATTTTCTGAAGCTCTTGTCAACGCACTGCGCAAACAAGCAGAACCACCACCAGAATGGCTAAGTGATGCTATTCGAGCTGTTGCCGATAATTGTCGGGTATTTTCCGGAGAAGGTGGACATTACACCGATTTTTCAAAGCCTGATCGCTCAATCCGCAGTGAAGTACCAATTTCTTGGCGCAATTGCGTCAACGATATTGAAATGACCGAAAACACGATTGCACGGTTTTATAAAAGCCGCACACGAAAAGCGCGATTGCAAGCCCATAAGCGGAAGCAAATCCTTGATGCCGTCCGTGCTGAGGTAGAACAAAGCAAAAAAGAAAAATTACTTGCCTTACAAGGAAAAGCGGAAAAATAA
- a CDS encoding SLC13 family permease, translating into MTHQQIFAFSIIGLMMFFFILDRFRFDVVAVCTLLIAVAVGIVPVSGENGAFSGFSDDIVIIVGSALLVSAGVARSGIMENLIQRYWHDTGSVRMQLAFLVIVVTILSAFVKNIGALAIMLPVAFQFARRSNVSPSIFLMPMSFGALMGGLMTQIGTSPNVVVSRIRENMTGQSFSMFDFTPVGATIALGGFIYLVLFYWILPVRGRSEVPNSEAIEIRDYVSEAEIVTGSPYIGKTVSEVLRPVTGSLMLLQIIRGGKNIAPLPDTILAESDIIIVEGSPKALDILINTGKLSLSTGRPIPEGDKKQELDVIEAVITDNSPLIGISAKRLALFDRYDANLLAVSRQRERIRARLGEISFRLGDVIVLQGREHLLPGLLRDLKVLPLAKRNINIGSLRRGLIPLLILLLAIMVTALQLVPVAITFFAAATAMVVFRVIPGRDIYKSLDGQILIMLAALIPVSQALETTGCTKLIGDWLSYSAASLPPFGALALILVAAMLVTPFLNNAATVMVMAPIASSFATSLHYKPEAFLMAVAIGAGCDFLTPIGHQCNMLVMAPGGYKFSDYPRLGLPLSFLILLISVPMLMWVWPLQ; encoded by the coding sequence ATGACGCATCAGCAAATTTTTGCCTTTTCAATTATCGGTTTGATGATGTTCTTTTTCATTCTCGACCGATTTCGTTTTGATGTTGTGGCAGTTTGCACATTACTTATTGCGGTAGCCGTTGGAATTGTACCTGTCAGCGGTGAAAATGGTGCTTTTTCTGGGTTTAGTGACGATATTGTTATTATTGTCGGTAGTGCTTTATTGGTAAGTGCTGGTGTTGCGCGATCGGGCATTATGGAAAACCTCATCCAACGTTATTGGCATGATACCGGATCTGTAAGGATGCAATTGGCGTTTTTGGTCATTGTTGTAACCATTCTTTCAGCTTTTGTTAAAAACATTGGTGCTTTGGCAATTATGCTGCCGGTAGCTTTCCAATTTGCGCGTCGCTCAAACGTATCACCGTCAATATTTTTAATGCCAATGTCTTTTGGCGCTTTGATGGGCGGCCTTATGACGCAAATTGGTACATCGCCCAATGTGGTTGTTTCGCGTATTCGTGAAAATATGACTGGCCAGTCATTTTCTATGTTTGATTTTACGCCTGTTGGCGCGACCATTGCACTTGGTGGCTTTATTTATCTTGTGCTTTTTTATTGGATTTTGCCGGTGCGTGGTCGTAGCGAAGTTCCAAATAGCGAAGCGATTGAAATTCGTGATTATGTTTCTGAAGCAGAAATTGTAACGGGCTCACCTTATATTGGTAAAACCGTTTCTGAGGTTTTGCGTCCCGTTACCGGCAGTTTGATGTTGTTACAAATCATTAGGGGCGGAAAAAATATTGCGCCACTTCCTGATACGATCTTAGCTGAAAGTGACATTATCATCGTTGAAGGCAGTCCAAAAGCCCTTGATATTTTGATTAATACTGGCAAACTGTCATTGTCTACTGGGCGGCCTATTCCAGAAGGCGATAAAAAACAAGAACTCGATGTTATTGAGGCGGTGATTACGGATAATTCGCCGCTTATCGGTATTTCTGCCAAGCGCCTTGCACTATTTGACCGCTACGATGCCAATCTTCTTGCGGTAAGTCGCCAGCGCGAGCGTATTCGTGCCCGTCTTGGTGAAATATCTTTTCGCCTTGGTGATGTTATTGTCTTGCAAGGGCGAGAACACCTATTACCCGGCCTTTTACGTGATTTAAAAGTTTTGCCGCTTGCCAAGCGTAATATTAATATAGGTAGTTTGCGCCGTGGGCTTATTCCATTGCTTATCTTACTATTGGCAATTATGGTTACAGCTTTGCAGCTTGTGCCAGTCGCTATCACTTTTTTTGCCGCGGCAACCGCCATGGTTGTTTTTAGGGTTATTCCAGGTCGCGATATTTATAAAAGCTTAGATGGGCAAATATTAATAATGCTTGCCGCGCTTATTCCAGTCAGCCAAGCGCTGGAAACCACGGGCTGCACCAAATTGATTGGTGATTGGCTTTCTTATTCTGCAGCCTCGCTACCGCCTTTTGGTGCGCTTGCATTAATTTTGGTTGCTGCCATGTTGGTGACACCTTTCTTGAATAATGCAGCAACGGTAATGGTAATGGCACCAATTGCATCAAGCTTTGCAACGTCACTCCATTATAAACCGGAGGCTTTTTTAATGGCAGTTGCTATTGGTGCAGGGTGTGATTTTTTAACCCCCATAGGTCATCAATGCAATATGCTGGTTATGGCACCAGGAGGATATAAATTTAGTGATTATCCGCGTCTTGGGCTACCATTGTCATTTTTAATCCTCTTGATTTCAGTACCGATGCTAATGTGGGTTTGGCCATTACAATGA
- a CDS encoding DUF4260 domain-containing protein, producing MFSFNKPNLILRIEALFFLAAVIFIYWKMQGSWLLFAILFFVPDISIIAYKVSRGIGSTIYNLFHTTIFAIIFVVIGLAIDNQNLLSIGLIWAAHIEFDRVLGYGLKYPTGFQDTHLGKIGGVKQ from the coding sequence ATGTTTTCATTTAACAAGCCTAATCTTATTTTACGCATTGAGGCATTATTTTTCTTAGCCGCAGTGATATTTATCTATTGGAAAATGCAAGGTTCATGGCTGCTTTTCGCTATTTTATTTTTTGTACCCGATATTTCGATTATTGCTTATAAAGTTTCGCGGGGCATCGGCAGTACTATCTATAACCTATTTCATACCACAATTTTTGCGATTATATTCGTTGTCATTGGACTAGCAATAGATAATCAAAATTTATTATCCATCGGCTTAATATGGGCGGCTCATATCGAATTTGATCGTGTCCTTGGCTATGGTTTGAAATATCCAACAGGCTTTCAAGATACGCATTTGGGCAAAATTGGTGGTGTTAAACAATAG
- a CDS encoding ABC transporter ATP-binding protein → MNAFKKFIDISLVKPLMGAEGAFDLNVDIAIFERQFVALCGPSGAGKTSLLRLIAGLDKPQIGQIDAQDDIWFSSQRQINKRVQNRHIGFVFQDYALFPNMSVQKNLYYSIKEKHKKKIALDYLALVGLENLAHVYPSQLSGGQQQRLALIRALASKPKLLLLDEPLSALDPHMRLFLQGEIRRLHDLFETTTIMISHDKQDIISMADRIVELNAGKIVTDKNLKDYRQNKVHNKLEMIGEILSLADEDGFVIVKTLGQTIKQKIDNLPQGFKKGDVVKLCCDHLKFNAAE, encoded by the coding sequence ATGAACGCTTTTAAAAAATTTATTGATATTAGTCTAGTTAAGCCGCTGATGGGTGCCGAAGGCGCATTTGACCTTAATGTGGATATTGCCATTTTTGAGCGACAATTTGTTGCTTTATGTGGGCCATCAGGAGCAGGAAAAACCAGTCTTTTACGGCTGATTGCCGGCTTGGATAAACCGCAGATTGGCCAGATTGACGCCCAAGATGATATTTGGTTTTCAAGTCAGCGGCAGATTAATAAGCGGGTACAAAATCGCCATATTGGCTTTGTTTTTCAAGACTATGCGTTGTTTCCCAATATGAGCGTACAAAAAAACCTTTATTACTCCATTAAGGAAAAGCATAAAAAGAAAATTGCCTTAGATTATCTAGCCTTAGTGGGCTTGGAAAATTTGGCTCACGTCTATCCGTCACAATTATCAGGTGGGCAACAACAACGCCTTGCACTTATCCGTGCCTTAGCCAGCAAACCAAAACTCTTATTACTTGATGAGCCTTTGTCGGCGCTTGATCCACATATGCGTCTATTTTTACAAGGTGAAATACGGCGCTTACATGATTTATTTGAAACGACAACCATTATGATTAGTCACGATAAACAAGATATTATTTCAATGGCTGATCGCATTGTGGAATTAAATGCCGGAAAAATTGTCACGGATAAAAATTTAAAGGATTATCGCCAAAACAAGGTACATAACAAGCTGGAAATGATAGGTGAAATTTTAAGTCTTGCTGATGAAGATGGATTTGTTATTGTTAAAACATTGGGGCAAACTATCAAACAAAAAATTGATAATTTGCCCCAAGGCTTTAAAAAAGGTGATGTGGTTAAACTGTGCTGTGATCATTTAAAATTCAACGCAGCTGAATAA
- the modA gene encoding molybdate ABC transporter substrate-binding protein, with amino-acid sequence MRKLLTSIIAMTTIIGFGSAALADNAIIASAGGFRKPITELATQFEQQSGLKLDQVYGHMGQIITQASENKDVALACGDESVLKAAKNVEFSKLLPLGDGKLVLAFRKGLKIEDTKDIVAADITKIGVADQKSAIYGMAAREFLQNSKLDKEVDDKILPVASVPQVTSYIVSGDVDAGFINATDALGAGDKIGGFIEVDQKLYTPIKISCAVTKDHAETKVVKEFSSFLETQAAQSILKRYGL; translated from the coding sequence ATGCGTAAACTTTTGACCTCTATTATTGCAATGACCACCATCATCGGCTTTGGCAGCGCTGCGCTTGCAGATAATGCCATTATCGCTTCAGCCGGTGGCTTTCGCAAGCCAATAACTGAACTTGCAACTCAGTTTGAGCAGCAAAGCGGCTTAAAATTGGACCAAGTTTATGGACATATGGGGCAGATTATTACGCAAGCATCAGAAAATAAAGATGTTGCATTGGCTTGTGGCGATGAAAGCGTATTAAAAGCCGCCAAGAATGTTGAATTTTCAAAATTGCTACCGCTTGGTGATGGTAAATTAGTTTTGGCTTTCCGCAAGGGGCTTAAAATTGAAGATACTAAGGATATTGTAGCAGCCGACATAACAAAAATTGGCGTTGCAGATCAAAAAAGTGCAATTTATGGCATGGCAGCACGAGAATTTTTACAAAACTCTAAGCTTGATAAGGAAGTAGATGATAAAATTTTGCCTGTTGCTAGTGTTCCGCAGGTTACCAGCTATATTGTGAGCGGTGATGTTGATGCAGGTTTTATCAATGCTACCGATGCATTAGGCGCTGGCGATAAAATTGGAGGCTTTATCGAAGTTGACCAAAAACTTTATACACCAATCAAGATAAGCTGCGCAGTAACCAAAGACCATGCAGAAACAAAAGTAGTTAAAGAGTTCTCGTCGTTTTTAGAAACCCAAGCTGCCCAATCTATTTTAAAACGCTATGGGCTTTAA
- the modB gene encoding molybdate ABC transporter permease subunit, with the protein MLLNLINEIADPSVIQSAILTLRVVIATFFCHLILGALLGWALAQKKWFGRTLLDIIITLPLIFPPMALGFFLLLLLGRNGYIGKFLNNVFSINLIFSIEAVILASVIAGLPLVVKPVEAAIRNLPKSLCEASYTLGHSRLATFFFVILPNIKGAFIAGLILATARAMGEVGITLMLGGNILGRTNTISLEIYNAVFNTDYDRALALSLLLAVISMLIFILMRIFTRNDLQKH; encoded by the coding sequence TTGCTACTTAATCTAATCAACGAAATTGCCGATCCAAGCGTCATTCAATCGGCAATTTTAACCTTACGCGTCGTTATAGCTACATTTTTTTGTCACCTTATTTTAGGGGCGCTCCTTGGCTGGGCATTAGCACAAAAAAAGTGGTTTGGGCGCACTCTGCTTGATATCATCATTACGCTGCCGCTTATTTTTCCGCCTATGGCTCTTGGTTTTTTTCTTCTTTTATTGCTAGGGCGCAATGGTTATATCGGCAAATTTTTAAACAATGTGTTTTCTATCAATTTGATATTTTCGATTGAGGCCGTGATCTTAGCTTCCGTCATTGCTGGTCTGCCATTGGTCGTAAAACCGGTTGAGGCTGCAATCCGAAATCTACCAAAAAGCCTATGCGAAGCATCCTACACGCTTGGACATAGCCGCTTGGCCACATTTTTCTTCGTAATTTTACCCAATATAAAAGGTGCATTTATCGCAGGCCTCATCCTTGCAACCGCCCGCGCAATGGGCGAGGTTGGCATAACCCTCATGCTTGGCGGTAATATTTTAGGCCGTACCAATACAATATCGTTAGAAATTTATAATGCCGTTTTCAATACAGACTATGATCGCGCCTTGGCATTGTCGCTTCTACTTGCAGTTATTTCCATGCTGATATTTATATTAATGCGCATTTTCACCCGTAATGATTTGCAAAAACATTAA
- the modD gene encoding ModD protein yields MIFLTDDTLLSLLNDDCPYGDITTHGLGISNVKAQITMSARHAMTLCGIEEAARMFSLKNIETTLFYKSGDELAAGDVILTASGPAGAIHELYKVAQTFMEILSGIASATANIVKEAKAGNADCHVTCTRKHMPGVKKAALKAIICGGASPHRLGLSDFALIFAEHRNLMSPNISLEKYIADLRNAAPERKIAIESNNVEEALEFAKAGADIIQMDKVSLEDITQLKTAFLSFKNPPLLSAAGGINTQNAKSFAQAGADILVTSQPYYAPPKDVKVAIHKAL; encoded by the coding sequence ATGATTTTCCTAACTGATGATACACTGTTATCCTTACTTAATGATGATTGTCCTTATGGTGATATTACCACCCATGGCTTAGGTATAAGTAATGTCAAAGCACAAATAACTATGTCAGCACGACATGCTATGACCTTATGCGGCATAGAAGAAGCTGCGCGTATGTTTTCTTTGAAAAATATTGAAACAACTTTGTTTTATAAAAGCGGGGATGAGTTAGCAGCTGGTGATGTGATATTAACGGCTAGTGGACCAGCCGGTGCTATTCACGAATTATATAAGGTTGCACAAACTTTTATGGAAATTTTATCTGGCATAGCGAGCGCAACAGCTAATATTGTTAAAGAAGCCAAAGCCGGCAATGCTGATTGTCACGTGACATGTACACGCAAACATATGCCGGGCGTTAAGAAAGCGGCATTAAAAGCTATTATTTGTGGCGGCGCAAGTCCACACCGTTTGGGACTCTCTGACTTCGCTCTTATTTTTGCAGAACATCGCAATCTCATGTCGCCAAATATTAGCCTTGAAAAATACATTGCTGATTTACGCAATGCCGCACCAGAGCGTAAAATTGCTATTGAAAGCAACAATGTTGAAGAAGCGTTGGAATTTGCAAAAGCTGGCGCGGATATTATCCAGATGGATAAGGTAAGCCTTGAAGATATCACCCAATTAAAAACAGCTTTTTTAAGCTTTAAAAATCCTCCCCTACTATCTGCTGCAGGCGGCATAAATACGCAAAATGCGAAAAGTTTTGCGCAGGCAGGAGCAGATATTCTTGTAACCTCACAGCCTTATTATGCACCTCCAAAAGATGTGAAGGTAGCAATCCATAAAGCCTTATAA
- a CDS encoding SH3 domain-containing protein, with translation MKRFLSSLLVSIFCLSAGTALAADAITTGNVNLRNGPSTRYRVQATLPAGYPINISQCRANWCLINAGGYSGWISARYIAYREARQPVRPYVQSPAPAVAMPFIIGGYDNYYYRNRHRNYYRHHYHRPPPPPVYQRPPANFHRPPPGFHRPPPGFNRPPPPRPGVQRPPQGYQRPPVNYQPPQSYKRPIPTYQRPQPSFRRAPSLYQQ, from the coding sequence ATGAAAAGGTTTTTAAGTTCATTATTAGTAAGTATTTTCTGCCTTAGTGCTGGCACTGCACTTGCTGCTGATGCCATTACGACTGGAAATGTAAATTTGCGCAATGGCCCAAGTACACGTTACCGCGTGCAAGCAACGCTACCGGCTGGTTATCCAATTAATATTAGTCAATGTCGGGCTAATTGGTGCTTGATCAATGCGGGGGGCTATAGTGGCTGGATTTCAGCCCGTTATATTGCTTATCGGGAAGCAAGACAACCGGTGAGACCTTATGTGCAAAGCCCGGCTCCTGCAGTTGCAATGCCGTTTATTATTGGTGGCTATGATAATTATTACTATCGCAATCGCCACCGCAATTATTATCGCCATCATTATCATCGCCCACCACCGCCTCCAGTCTATCAACGCCCACCTGCAAATTTCCATCGGCCACCTCCTGGATTTCATCGGCCTCCACCAGGGTTTAATAGACCTCCGCCACCGCGCCCCGGTGTTCAAAGACCACCACAGGGTTACCAAAGACCGCCGGTAAACTATCAACCACCACAAAGTTACAAACGGCCTATACCAACCTACCAAAGACCACAGCCAAGCTTCAGAAGGGCTCCAAGTCTGTATCAGCAGTAG
- a CDS encoding undecaprenyl-diphosphate phosphatase, producing MDLYQIFNSFFLGLIEGLTEFIPVSSTGHLILIGHFLGFNSPQKTFEILIQLGAILAILTVYFGKLAFIARNFTSDASVRRFVLGVLLAFLPAVFIGFALHSVIKTYLLASPLLVCISLIIGGIILLAVDKMDLKPRYDDATKYPLGMCLAIGFCQCLAMIPGVSRSGSTIVAALLMGANKRSAAEFSFFLALPTMAGAFALELFKSYRVLTFNDGLYIIIGFVVAFISGVFVVRHLLDYVSRKGFTLFGWWRIIVGVLGLAALMIWS from the coding sequence ATGGATCTTTATCAAATTTTTAATTCGTTTTTCCTAGGACTTATTGAAGGATTAACTGAATTTATTCCCGTTTCTTCAACTGGCCACCTTATTTTAATTGGCCATTTTTTAGGATTTAACTCTCCTCAAAAAACTTTTGAGATTCTCATTCAACTTGGCGCTATTTTAGCAATTTTAACCGTTTATTTTGGCAAGCTTGCATTTATTGCCCGCAATTTTACTAGCGATGCTAGCGTGCGCCGTTTTGTCCTTGGTGTTTTATTAGCCTTTTTACCAGCTGTTTTTATCGGCTTTGCTTTACATAGCGTTATTAAAACTTATCTTTTAGCCTCGCCTTTATTGGTTTGTATTTCGCTGATTATTGGTGGCATAATTCTTTTGGCTGTTGATAAAATGGACCTTAAGCCCCGTTATGATGACGCAACAAAATATCCCCTTGGCATGTGTCTTGCCATTGGCTTTTGCCAGTGCCTTGCAATGATACCGGGCGTGTCGCGTTCTGGCTCGACAATTGTAGCTGCGCTGTTAATGGGAGCCAATAAGCGCTCCGCCGCCGAATTTTCATTCTTTTTAGCCTTGCCTACCATGGCAGGAGCTTTTGCGCTTGAGCTTTTTAAAAGCTATCGCGTTCTAACATTTAATGACGGGCTATATATCATAATTGGCTTTGTTGTTGCCTTTATTTCCGGCGTTTTTGTTGTCCGCCATCTCCTTGATTATGTATCACGCAAAGGCTTTACGCTTTTTGGCTGGTGGCGCATTATTGTTGGTGTTTTAGGGCTTGCCGCGCTTATGATTTGGTCTTAG